From the Methylobacterium currus genome, one window contains:
- a CDS encoding GntR family transcriptional regulator, with amino-acid sequence MTTAKDEPIAVRISRALAERIISGALAAGSRLRQDHVAEEFDASHVPVREAFRRLEAQGLVVSEPRRGVRVAGFSPEEVREVAEMRAALEVLALRHAAPHLTAAILDRAEAATRAGDRAGGDVHAWEEANRTFHRLLLAPCAMPRLLKTIDDLQAASARFLFAGWRAEWEAPTDRDHRAILVALRAGDIDTAAAVLARHVQWVGHRPAAASRHGT; translated from the coding sequence ATGACGACAGCCAAAGACGAACCGATCGCCGTGCGGATCAGCCGGGCCCTGGCCGAGCGCATCATCTCCGGCGCCCTGGCGGCGGGCTCCCGGCTGCGGCAGGACCACGTCGCCGAGGAGTTCGACGCCAGCCACGTCCCGGTCCGGGAAGCCTTCCGGCGCCTCGAGGCCCAGGGGCTGGTGGTGAGCGAGCCGCGGCGAGGCGTGCGCGTCGCCGGGTTCAGCCCGGAGGAGGTGCGCGAGGTGGCGGAGATGCGGGCCGCCCTCGAAGTGCTGGCCCTGCGCCACGCCGCTCCGCACCTCACCGCGGCGATCCTCGACCGGGCCGAGGCGGCGACCCGCGCCGGCGACCGCGCCGGCGGCGACGTGCACGCCTGGGAAGAGGCCAACCGGACGTTCCACCGCCTCCTGCTGGCGCCCTGCGCCATGCCGCGCCTGCTGAAGACGATCGACGACCTCCAGGCAGCGAGCGCCCGCTTCCTGTTCGCCGGCTGGCGCGCCGAGTGGGAGGCGCCGACCGACCGCGATCACCGGGCGATCCTGGTCGCCCTGCGGGCCGGCGACATCGACACGGCGGCGGCGGTCCTGGCCCGCCACGTCCAATGGGTCGGGCACCGGCCCGCCGCCGCGTCCCGCCATGGTACCTGA
- a CDS encoding TadE/TadG family type IV pilus assembly protein: MPDLIHDKKGATTVEFALVGMLFLTALLFTMVVAEVLYFGQKLDYATEQASRNILIGTSQQKQQSNPANPATLASFTQELCGYLPAAMSCSDVIVNLYKVPAANPGYYAYVKTDMSGLALPPLTPGSGQFALGSQGDYQYLQVIYPVTLLPAFMTSWLDTNATYKGKAAYLVISTAAFRVEQF, translated from the coding sequence ATGCCCGACCTCATCCATGACAAAAAGGGAGCGACGACCGTCGAGTTCGCGCTCGTCGGCATGCTGTTCCTCACGGCGCTGCTGTTCACGATGGTCGTGGCCGAGGTCCTATACTTCGGCCAGAAGCTCGACTACGCGACCGAGCAGGCGTCGCGGAATATCCTCATCGGCACCTCCCAGCAGAAGCAGCAATCGAATCCGGCCAATCCGGCAACCCTGGCGAGCTTCACGCAGGAACTCTGCGGCTATCTGCCCGCCGCGATGTCCTGTAGCGACGTTATCGTCAACCTATACAAGGTGCCAGCAGCGAATCCAGGCTACTACGCCTACGTCAAAACCGACATGAGCGGCCTGGCGCTGCCGCCCCTGACGCCGGGCAGCGGCCAATTCGCTCTCGGAAGCCAGGGCGACTACCAGTACCTGCAGGTCATCTATCCGGTCACGCTGCTGCCCGCCTTCATGACGAGCTGGCTCGACACCAACGCGACCTACAAGGGCAAGGCGGCCTATCTGGTGATCTCGACCGCCGCCTTCCGCGTCGAGCAATTCTGA
- a CDS encoding transglycosylase SLT domain-containing protein, translating into MVPLHRAAMFLFTSTPSQGTASQGAAQAAGRAASGNPVIDAIRQGAEKTGAAFDYLLSTAQRESSLNPSAKAGSSSATGLFQFIEQTWLGVMKQDGPSLGLGSYADAITARSSGGYTVSDPAARQAILDLRRDPEVSSAMAGALTRRNADALSEALGREPNRADLYAAHLLGVRGALTLIRAAESAPGRSAAADLPEAAAGNRGLFYDRTGRARSASELYAVLGTSPAAPAATGTLAAQAAAPTAYAPEAGSGLRSLFQTDARRGPVSDSVAKLWGSRGGAAAPSYFPRSSDAPVIASAMPAPSSIAPAGIRDTIQDAGQDTIPDSATPGVPLPPARPREFGGRHRAALTPSSIQS; encoded by the coding sequence GTGGTGCCGCTCCACCGGGCCGCCATGTTCCTGTTCACCAGCACGCCGTCGCAAGGGACTGCCAGCCAGGGGGCCGCTCAGGCGGCCGGCCGCGCGGCCTCGGGCAACCCGGTGATCGACGCGATCCGCCAGGGCGCCGAGAAGACCGGCGCCGCCTTCGATTACCTGCTCTCGACGGCGCAGCGCGAATCGAGCCTCAACCCGAGCGCCAAGGCCGGCTCCTCCTCGGCCACCGGTCTGTTCCAGTTCATCGAGCAGACCTGGCTCGGGGTGATGAAGCAGGACGGCCCGTCGCTGGGCCTCGGCTCCTACGCCGACGCGATCACCGCCCGTTCGTCGGGCGGCTACACGGTCAGCGATCCGGCCGCCCGCCAGGCGATCCTCGACCTGCGGCGGGACCCGGAGGTCTCCTCGGCGATGGCCGGGGCGCTCACCCGCCGCAACGCCGACGCGCTCTCGGAGGCGCTCGGCCGCGAGCCGAACCGTGCCGATCTCTACGCCGCCCATCTGCTCGGCGTGCGTGGCGCGCTGACCCTGATCCGCGCCGCCGAGAGCGCTCCCGGGCGCTCCGCCGCCGCCGACCTGCCGGAGGCCGCCGCCGGCAATCGCGGCCTGTTCTACGACCGCACCGGCCGGGCCCGCAGCGCCTCCGAGCTCTACGCCGTGCTCGGCACCAGCCCGGCGGCCCCCGCCGCGACCGGCACGCTCGCCGCGCAGGCCGCGGCCCCGACCGCCTACGCCCCCGAGGCCGGCAGCGGCCTGCGCTCGCTGTTCCAGACCGATGCCCGCCGCGGCCCGGTCTCCGACAGCGTCGCCAAGCTGTGGGGCAGCCGGGGCGGGGCCGCGGCGCCGAGCTACTTCCCGCGATCGAGCGACGCGCCGGTGATCGCCTCAGCGATGCCCGCGCCGTCCTCGATCGCGCCGGCCGGGATCCGGGACACCATCCAAGACGCTGGCCAAGACACCATCCCAGACAGTGCGACCCCCGGGGTGCCGCTGCCGCCGGCCCGCCCGCGGGAATTCGGCGGGCGCCACCGCGCCGCCCTCACGCCTTCCTCGATCCAGTCTTGA
- the bioB gene encoding biotin synthase BioB: MSPEATCPQDGAVRHDWTSREIEDLHDLPLLELVGRANAVHRRHHDPNRIRKASLLSVKTGGCPEDCAYCPQSAHHRTVDLTRDPLMDPDTVLARAARAKAAGAERFCMGAAWRQVRNGAEFDAVVAMVEGVRALGLEACVTLGMLKAHQAARLARAGLTAYNHNLDTGPGFYDRIVTTRRYQDRLDTLATVREAGIGLCCGGIIGMGEAMADRAGLLQVLAGLTPHPESVPINALVPVEGTPLADRPRIDPLDLVRMVATARLVLPASILRLSAGRAQLGREAQILCFLAGANSVFTGDTLLTTPNAEQDDDAALFAALAPRSPSSTRTAPS; this comes from the coding sequence ATGAGCCCGGAGGCGACTTGCCCCCAGGACGGCGCCGTCCGGCACGACTGGACCTCGAGGGAGATCGAGGACCTGCATGACCTGCCGCTGCTCGAGCTGGTCGGCCGGGCCAATGCCGTGCATCGGCGTCACCACGATCCGAACCGGATCCGCAAGGCGAGCCTGCTCTCGGTGAAGACCGGCGGCTGCCCGGAGGATTGCGCCTATTGCCCGCAATCGGCGCATCACCGCACGGTCGACTTGACCCGCGACCCGCTCATGGACCCGGACACGGTGCTGGCGCGGGCAGCCCGGGCCAAGGCGGCGGGGGCGGAGCGCTTCTGCATGGGGGCGGCCTGGCGCCAGGTGCGGAATGGAGCGGAGTTCGATGCCGTGGTGGCGATGGTCGAGGGCGTGCGCGCGCTCGGCCTGGAGGCCTGCGTCACCCTCGGGATGCTGAAGGCCCACCAGGCCGCGCGCCTCGCCCGAGCCGGGCTCACGGCCTACAACCACAATCTCGATACCGGCCCCGGCTTCTACGACCGGATCGTCACCACCCGCCGGTACCAGGACCGGCTCGACACCCTTGCGACGGTGCGGGAGGCCGGCATCGGCCTGTGCTGCGGCGGCATCATCGGCATGGGCGAGGCGATGGCGGACCGGGCCGGCCTGCTGCAGGTGCTGGCGGGACTGACGCCGCACCCCGAGAGCGTGCCGATCAACGCCCTGGTGCCGGTGGAAGGCACGCCCCTCGCCGACCGCCCCCGCATCGATCCCCTCGACCTCGTGCGCATGGTGGCGACGGCACGCCTCGTCCTGCCGGCCTCGATCCTGCGCCTGTCGGCCGGCCGGGCGCAGCTCGGGCGCGAGGCACAGATCCTGTGCTTCCTCGCCGGGGCGAACTCGGTCTTCACGGGGGACACCCTGCTGACGACGCCGAATGCCGAGCAGGACGACGACGCAGCCCTCTTCGCCGCTTTGGCGCCCCGGTCGCCCTCCAGCACACGGACCGCGCCGTCCTGA
- a CDS encoding YfhO family protein — protein MTRSPASPSHAWTARDFWLALAAVLLFWAAAAAVWPLAGAVVPWDSKNHFYPMLRYLGAALANGELPLWNPYHFAGHPSVADPQSLLFTPTMLLFAWLDPSPSMELFDAVVFAHLLPGAVATLLIFRRRGWHPAGAVAAAMVFVLGGSASARLQHTGMIISYGFVPLAWWLLEEALARRSYAFGVAFAIVAAVMTVGRDQVAFLCGLSLIGVAVHAVLTAPAPLASLRARIGVLAVMAAVGGALLAVPSLLTMQFLMTSTRPSFGYGAAIMGSLPPSSFATALFADVFGSLRWTYDYWGPDWQSMDGNTWTDRAVNYLFAGTLPAVLILWHGIAGGRLAAREIRYPVIVLAAATLYALGRYTPLFAPVFDHVPGVDLYRRPADATFVMNIGLALTAGYLVHRYVTEGAPRFRWSGGAGLARAARLAVPALIPPALAVAILGGILLVSYAYAAKAHHLPDALRDGLIGTGIALAAIVVMLRAAPGRRALAASCLVALLGAELVWRNAGNSLNAEPAGRYAVFQHLPPEQLQGLTLLKAELDARHAKGEHPRVEILGLGGAWQNASMVLGLEDTIGYNPLRLADYERAVGPGENAADPNLRQFPGLFRGYRSRLASLLGLEYLVLDRPAERLPRHFPQLTGAKLLYGSGEMWIYRLDPAKPRAYLATRLVPVDSESVLSQDELPEFEANETALVDQDSVPKIKGEFGLKDPAAPVAAAKGTATILAYRRNVVTVEVETDRDSVLVLHDIFYPGWQARVDGARRPILRTNLLFRGVEVPAGKHVVEFRFRPLSVDNLVAAASELLARDDDAGETAVR, from the coding sequence ATGACGCGCTCTCCCGCATCCCCCTCCCATGCCTGGACCGCCCGGGACTTCTGGCTGGCGCTCGCCGCCGTGCTGCTGTTCTGGGCCGCCGCCGCCGCGGTGTGGCCGCTCGCCGGTGCGGTGGTGCCCTGGGATTCCAAGAACCACTTCTACCCGATGCTGCGCTACCTCGGCGCGGCCCTGGCGAACGGCGAATTGCCGCTCTGGAACCCCTACCACTTCGCCGGGCACCCCTCGGTCGCGGATCCGCAATCGCTGCTCTTCACGCCGACGATGCTGCTCTTCGCGTGGCTCGACCCCTCGCCGTCGATGGAGCTGTTCGACGCCGTGGTGTTCGCCCACCTGCTCCCGGGCGCGGTCGCGACGCTGCTGATCTTCCGCCGTCGCGGCTGGCACCCGGCCGGCGCGGTCGCGGCCGCGATGGTGTTCGTGCTCGGCGGCTCGGCCTCGGCCCGGCTGCAGCATACCGGCATGATCATCTCCTACGGCTTCGTGCCGCTCGCCTGGTGGCTGCTGGAGGAGGCGCTGGCACGCCGCTCCTACGCTTTCGGTGTCGCCTTCGCGATCGTCGCCGCCGTGATGACGGTGGGGCGCGACCAGGTCGCGTTCCTGTGCGGCCTGAGCCTGATCGGCGTCGCGGTCCATGCCGTGCTCACGGCGCCGGCGCCGCTCGCCTCCCTGCGGGCCCGGATCGGCGTGCTCGCCGTGATGGCGGCGGTCGGCGGCGCGCTCCTCGCCGTGCCCTCGCTGCTCACCATGCAGTTCCTGATGACCTCGACCCGGCCGTCCTTCGGCTACGGGGCGGCCATCATGGGCTCGCTGCCGCCGTCGAGCTTCGCCACCGCGTTGTTCGCCGACGTGTTCGGCTCCCTGCGCTGGACCTACGATTACTGGGGTCCGGACTGGCAATCGATGGACGGCAACACCTGGACCGACCGGGCGGTAAACTATCTCTTCGCCGGCACCCTGCCGGCGGTCCTGATCCTCTGGCACGGCATCGCGGGCGGGCGCCTCGCCGCGCGGGAGATCCGCTATCCGGTCATCGTGCTCGCCGCCGCCACGCTCTACGCGCTCGGGCGCTACACCCCGCTCTTCGCGCCGGTCTTCGACCACGTCCCCGGCGTCGACCTGTACCGCCGGCCCGCCGACGCGACCTTCGTCATGAATATCGGGCTCGCGCTCACCGCCGGGTACCTCGTCCATCGTTACGTGACCGAGGGCGCGCCCCGGTTCCGGTGGTCCGGCGGTGCGGGCCTCGCGCGCGCCGCCCGGCTGGCCGTGCCCGCCCTCATCCCGCCCGCTCTGGCCGTCGCGATCCTCGGCGGCATCCTGCTCGTGTCCTACGCCTACGCGGCCAAGGCCCACCACCTGCCGGATGCGCTCCGCGACGGCCTGATCGGCACCGGGATCGCGCTGGCCGCCATCGTCGTGATGCTGCGTGCTGCCCCCGGCCGGCGGGCGCTGGCGGCCTCGTGCCTCGTCGCGCTGCTCGGCGCCGAGCTCGTCTGGCGCAATGCCGGCAACTCCCTCAACGCCGAGCCGGCAGGCCGCTACGCGGTGTTCCAGCACCTGCCGCCGGAGCAGCTCCAGGGCCTGACCCTGCTTAAAGCCGAGCTCGATGCCCGCCACGCCAAGGGAGAGCATCCGCGGGTCGAGATCCTGGGACTCGGCGGTGCCTGGCAGAATGCCTCGATGGTGCTCGGTCTCGAGGACACGATCGGCTACAATCCCCTGCGGCTCGCCGATTACGAGCGCGCCGTCGGCCCCGGCGAGAACGCCGCCGACCCGAACCTGCGCCAGTTCCCAGGCCTGTTCCGCGGCTACCGCTCGCGGCTCGCCAGCCTGCTCGGCCTCGAATACCTCGTCCTCGACCGGCCGGCCGAGCGGCTGCCGCGGCACTTCCCGCAGCTGACCGGCGCCAAGCTGCTCTACGGCTCGGGCGAGATGTGGATCTACCGCCTCGATCCGGCCAAGCCCCGGGCCTATCTGGCGACCCGCCTCGTCCCGGTCGATTCCGAGAGCGTGCTCAGCCAGGACGAGCTGCCGGAATTCGAGGCCAACGAGACGGCCCTGGTCGACCAGGACAGCGTGCCGAAGATCAAGGGCGAGTTCGGCCTCAAGGACCCGGCCGCGCCGGTCGCCGCCGCGAAGGGCACCGCGACCATTCTCGCCTATCGCCGCAATGTCGTCACGGTGGAGGTCGAGACCGACCGCGACAGCGTGCTGGTGCTGCACGACATCTTCTATCCGGGCTGGCAGGCGCGGGTGGACGGTGCCCGCCGGCCGATCCTGCGCACGAACCTGCTGTTCCGCGGGGTCGAGGTGCCGGCCGGCAAGCACGTGGTCGAGTTCCGGTTCCGCCCGCTCTCGGTCGACAACCTGGTGGCGGCGGCGAGCGAATTGCTGGCGAGGGACGATGACGCGGGCGAGACGGCGGTTCGGTAA
- a CDS encoding DUF2336 domain-containing protein: MIIRQFLLWTQHESAGRRAEAASSLARAYLYAKLDPAARWEAKTAITALLDDPSPLVRRALAEACANAAEAPRTVVVALAQDQAEIAGLVLARSPVLSDADLVDCAAVGDEAGRIAIAGRPHLSPMLCGALSEIAGAAALRMLAANPGAEITRGSLLRMVERHGDDGALREALLARADLPLDVRQAVTARLASALSVFVSGCGWLSPERSERVTREARERTTLGLAEGSDRADLRRLVAHLRGSGQLTPGLILRAMLSGRMAFTEAALADLSGLAVERVAGLLHDPRGSGMAALYRRAGLPPALEPAFAAAMSAWHEEASGLRESSGAGLSRRMIERAVTACERLPFADAHAIVALLNRFDAEAARDEARVLARVLVSEAAVDAVTETLSADLLDSYRRDRQLLAA, translated from the coding sequence ATGATCATCCGCCAGTTCCTGCTCTGGACGCAGCACGAATCCGCCGGGCGACGGGCCGAGGCGGCCTCGTCGCTCGCCCGGGCCTATCTCTACGCCAAGCTCGATCCCGCCGCGCGCTGGGAGGCGAAGACCGCCATCACGGCGCTCCTCGACGATCCCTCGCCGCTGGTGCGGCGGGCGCTGGCCGAGGCCTGCGCCAACGCCGCGGAGGCGCCCCGGACCGTGGTCGTCGCCCTGGCCCAGGACCAGGCCGAGATCGCCGGGCTGGTCCTGGCCCGCTCGCCGGTCCTGTCGGATGCCGACCTCGTCGATTGCGCCGCCGTCGGCGACGAGGCGGGCCGGATCGCCATCGCGGGGAGGCCCCACCTCTCGCCCATGCTGTGCGGGGCGCTCTCCGAGATCGCCGGCGCGGCCGCCCTCAGGATGCTCGCCGCCAATCCGGGCGCCGAGATCACCCGCGGCAGCCTGCTGCGGATGGTCGAGCGCCACGGCGACGACGGCGCCTTGCGCGAGGCCCTCCTCGCCCGGGCCGACCTGCCCCTCGACGTGCGCCAGGCGGTGACCGCCCGCCTCGCCAGCGCCCTGTCGGTCTTCGTGAGCGGCTGCGGCTGGCTCTCGCCCGAGCGCAGCGAACGGGTGACCCGGGAGGCGCGGGAGCGCACGACGCTCGGGCTCGCCGAAGGCTCGGACCGCGCCGACCTGCGCCGCCTCGTCGCCCATCTGCGCGGGTCCGGCCAGCTCACCCCCGGGCTGATCCTGCGGGCGATGCTGTCGGGCCGGATGGCCTTCACCGAGGCCGCGCTGGCCGACCTCTCGGGCCTGGCCGTCGAGCGGGTGGCGGGGCTGCTGCACGATCCGCGCGGCAGCGGCATGGCAGCGCTCTACCGCCGGGCCGGACTGCCGCCCGCCCTCGAACCGGCCTTCGCGGCGGCGATGTCCGCCTGGCACGAGGAGGCGAGCGGCCTGCGCGAGAGCAGCGGCGCCGGCCTGTCGCGGCGGATGATCGAGCGGGCAGTGACCGCCTGCGAGCGGCTGCCCTTCGCCGACGCCCACGCCATCGTCGCCTTGCTCAACCGCTTCGACGCCGAGGCGGCCCGCGACGAGGCCCGGGTGCTCGCCCGCGTCCTGGTGAGCGAAGCCGCCGTCGACGCCGTCACGGAGACGCTGTCCGCCGACCTGCTGGACAGCTACCGCCGCGACCGGCAGCTCCTCGCCGCCTGA
- a CDS encoding biotin transporter BioY produces MTALVVGGAPLRAARTVALVLSGGLLITLAAKVQIPFWPVPMTLHTLAILALSLAVGPRLAVAMVLGYLAAGAAGLPVFSGTPERGLGLAYMAGPTGGYLAGYLVAAGLVGALAAGRGFLGRVAAMLAGLTAVYVLGLAWLALFVPADRLVALGLAPFLLGDLVKVGLVAAGAAALPGLRRIARSTTR; encoded by the coding sequence ATGACCGCTCTCGTCGTCGGCGGCGCGCCCCTGCGCGCAGCCCGGACCGTCGCCCTCGTCCTGTCCGGCGGGCTGCTCATCACGCTGGCGGCCAAGGTCCAGATTCCGTTCTGGCCAGTGCCGATGACGCTGCACACGCTCGCCATCCTGGCGCTCTCCCTGGCCGTCGGACCGCGCCTCGCGGTGGCGATGGTGCTCGGCTACCTGGCGGCGGGCGCCGCCGGCCTCCCGGTCTTCTCCGGCACGCCGGAGCGCGGCCTCGGCCTCGCCTACATGGCGGGACCGACCGGCGGCTACCTGGCGGGCTATCTCGTTGCCGCCGGGCTGGTCGGTGCGCTCGCCGCAGGGCGCGGGTTCCTCGGCCGGGTCGCCGCGATGCTCGCGGGACTTACGGCGGTCTACGTCCTCGGCCTCGCCTGGCTCGCGCTGTTCGTTCCGGCCGACCGCCTCGTCGCCCTCGGCCTCGCGCCCTTCCTGCTCGGCGATCTCGTCAAGGTCGGCCTCGTCGCCGCCGGCGCCGCCGCCCTGCCGGGCCTGCGCCGGATCGCCCGGAGCACGACCCGATGA
- a CDS encoding nitroreductase family protein, with the protein MNATLDLLRTRRSVPPAHLAGPAPSPEELDAILAAAARVPDHGKLAPWRFILIEGEAQARIGRVVAEAYRADHPEADDKRLALEAGRLAQAPLVIAVVSRAGPHVKIPDWEQVLSAGAAAMNLIVAANALGFRTSWLTEWMAYDRRVLDALGLDPAERLAGFVHVGRAEQVPPDRPRPALAEIVTRY; encoded by the coding sequence ATGAACGCAACCCTCGACCTTCTCCGCACCCGCCGCTCGGTGCCGCCGGCGCACCTCGCCGGCCCCGCCCCCTCCCCGGAGGAGCTGGATGCCATCCTCGCCGCCGCCGCCCGGGTGCCGGACCACGGCAAGCTCGCCCCCTGGCGCTTCATCCTGATCGAGGGCGAGGCCCAGGCCCGCATCGGCCGGGTGGTGGCCGAGGCCTACCGGGCCGACCACCCGGAGGCCGACGACAAGCGCCTCGCCCTCGAGGCCGGGCGCCTCGCCCAGGCACCGCTCGTGATCGCCGTGGTGTCGCGGGCCGGCCCCCACGTGAAGATCCCCGACTGGGAGCAGGTTCTCTCGGCGGGCGCCGCCGCGATGAACCTGATCGTGGCGGCCAATGCGCTCGGCTTCCGCACCTCCTGGCTCACCGAGTGGATGGCCTATGACCGCCGGGTGCTCGACGCGCTCGGCCTCGACCCGGCCGAGCGGCTGGCAGGCTTCGTCCATGTCGGACGGGCCGAGCAGGTCCCGCCCGACCGGCCGCGGCCGGCCCTTGCCGAGATCGTGACGCGGTACTGA
- a CDS encoding flavin reductase family protein codes for MHYDAETRTLPHNPFKALVAPRPIGWVSALSASGQLNLSPYSFFNGIGDNPEMVMFSSFGRKDALTFAEEGGEFVCSLATFDLREGMNVSSAPLPRGESEFDAAGLATAPSRKVRPPRVADAPAALECKWLQTIPLVPAEGGEPAYFMVIGQVVSMYIDDRFVTPEGRVDTGAMRPIMRGGYFDYFTVESENRFEMRRPPGGGDVPKR; via the coding sequence ATGCATTACGACGCCGAGACCCGCACCCTGCCGCACAACCCGTTCAAGGCCCTGGTGGCGCCGCGCCCGATCGGCTGGGTCAGCGCGCTCAGCGCCTCCGGGCAGCTGAACCTCTCGCCCTACTCGTTCTTCAACGGGATCGGGGACAACCCCGAGATGGTGATGTTCTCCTCCTTCGGCCGCAAGGACGCGCTGACCTTCGCGGAGGAGGGGGGCGAGTTCGTCTGCAGCCTCGCGACCTTCGATCTCCGGGAGGGGATGAACGTCTCCTCGGCGCCGCTGCCGCGGGGCGAGAGCGAGTTCGATGCCGCCGGCCTCGCCACCGCCCCGTCGCGCAAGGTGCGCCCGCCGCGGGTCGCCGACGCGCCCGCCGCCCTCGAATGCAAATGGCTCCAGACGATCCCTCTCGTGCCGGCCGAGGGCGGGGAGCCGGCCTACTTCATGGTGATCGGCCAGGTCGTGTCGATGTATATCGACGACCGTTTCGTGACGCCGGAGGGCCGGGTCGATACCGGGGCGATGCGGCCGATCATGCGCGGCGGTTACTTCGACTACTTCACGGTCGAGTCCGAGAACCGCTTCGAGATGCGCCGGCCGCCGGGCGGGGGCGACGTGCCGAAGCGGTGA
- a CDS encoding TadE/TadG family type IV pilus assembly protein, with protein MRAAPFARIRRFRSCQGGVAAVELALILPILLTLMLGGMQIVAYINASRKVDLVVRSISQMISQAKPEGATTVATVNQGDLHFSFDSALVLFPFLLSEGKRQRKPWWQIITINYASVRFKPVAATCQDPSDQSACYSAEVVWTSTGTTQPASGPLYRRCGTALTPVDNTAAPSPTTLPRSLFGPATMVVIDVVFTFVPTFGARYLPSIQIARSAYVQPRYASLIDYDLTGNDGIATKCP; from the coding sequence ATGCGTGCCGCTCCCTTTGCCAGGATCCGGCGCTTCCGCTCCTGTCAAGGCGGGGTCGCCGCCGTTGAGCTCGCGCTGATCCTGCCCATCCTCCTCACGCTGATGCTCGGCGGCATGCAGATCGTCGCCTACATCAACGCGTCGCGTAAGGTCGACCTTGTGGTGCGGTCGATCAGCCAGATGATCTCCCAGGCCAAGCCCGAGGGCGCGACCACCGTCGCCACAGTCAACCAGGGCGACCTGCATTTCAGCTTCGACTCTGCCCTAGTCCTGTTCCCGTTCCTGTTGAGCGAGGGCAAGCGCCAGCGCAAGCCATGGTGGCAGATCATCACGATCAACTACGCCAGCGTCCGGTTCAAGCCGGTCGCGGCGACCTGCCAGGACCCGAGCGACCAGAGCGCCTGCTACAGCGCCGAGGTGGTCTGGACCAGCACCGGAACCACGCAGCCGGCGAGCGGGCCGCTCTATCGGCGGTGCGGCACCGCGCTCACCCCGGTCGACAACACCGCGGCCCCGAGCCCGACGACCCTGCCGCGCTCCCTGTTCGGCCCGGCCACGATGGTCGTGATCGACGTGGTGTTCACGTTCGTCCCGACCTTCGGGGCCCGATACCTCCCCTCGATCCAGATAGCACGCTCGGCCTACGTCCAGCCGCGCTACGCCTCGCTGATCGATTACGATCTCACCGGCAACGACGGAATCGCCACGAAATGTCCCTGA